In Paenibacillus sonchi, a single genomic region encodes these proteins:
- a CDS encoding carbohydrate ABC transporter permease, whose amino-acid sequence MQSGKSSRLRNSSLGDRIFDICNIIFMVCLMIVTMYPFINMIAVSLNDANDAVRGGIYLWPRMWTLNNYKYIFGESDIYHATLISLLRTVIGTAVSVFCTAMLAFTVSRQEFVLRKFVTLFFVFTMYFSGGLIPGYLLIRNLGLTDSFWVYIVPGVIGVFNMIVIRSFIEGLPEGILESARIDGAGEFTTFIRVVLPLTIPAMATVSLFVAVGQWNSWFDVFLYNSSNIKLSTLQYELMKILQTTNTSATAGAVEAYQSAENAVRVTPTSLRATMTIIASVPILMVYPFLQRYFVQGMTVGGVKG is encoded by the coding sequence ATGCAATCCGGAAAATCGTCCCGCTTGCGCAATTCCAGTCTGGGGGACCGGATATTTGATATATGCAATATCATTTTTATGGTGTGTCTGATGATCGTCACCATGTACCCTTTCATTAATATGATCGCCGTTTCTCTTAACGACGCCAACGATGCCGTGAGAGGCGGCATTTATTTGTGGCCCCGGATGTGGACCTTGAACAATTATAAATATATCTTCGGGGAATCAGATATTTACCATGCGACCTTAATTTCACTTCTGCGCACCGTGATTGGAACTGCGGTTTCCGTCTTCTGCACAGCAATGCTGGCTTTCACTGTCAGCCGCCAGGAGTTTGTGCTCCGCAAATTTGTGACCCTGTTCTTCGTGTTCACCATGTATTTCAGCGGAGGCCTGATCCCCGGGTATCTGCTTATTCGTAATTTGGGTTTGACGGATTCCTTCTGGGTCTATATTGTTCCCGGGGTGATCGGGGTGTTCAACATGATTGTCATCCGCTCTTTTATTGAAGGCCTCCCCGAAGGCATTCTGGAATCGGCCCGGATTGACGGAGCCGGAGAATTTACTACTTTTATCCGCGTCGTATTGCCGCTAACGATTCCAGCCATGGCGACCGTATCCTTGTTTGTGGCTGTGGGACAATGGAATTCCTGGTTTGATGTATTTCTGTACAATTCCTCGAATATCAAATTAAGCACGCTGCAGTATGAACTGATGAAAATCTTGCAGACCACCAATACCTCTGCAACGGCAGGAGCGGTGGAAGCCTACCAATCTGCGGAAAATGCGGTTAGGGTTACGCCCACTTCGCTGCGGGCGACGATGACGATTATTGCCAGCGTTCCGATTCTGATGGTCTATCCGTTCCTGCAGAGATATTTTGTTCAGGGGATGACTGTCGGCGGGGTGAAGGGCTGA
- a CDS encoding glycoside hydrolase family 30 beta sandwich domain-containing protein, whose product MISGVKKSLCTLLACVTVLSVMLVPAPPKASAASNVTVNLSAEKQVIRGFGGINLPAWIGDLTAAQRETAFGNGPNQLGFSVLRIYVDENKNNWYREVETAKSAIAHGAIVFASPWNPPSSMTETFNRNGDTSAKRLRYDKYAAYAQHLNDFVTYMKNNGVNLYAISVQNEPDYAHTWTWWTPAEMLNFMKNNAGSINCRVIAPESFSYLKNMSDPILNDTQALANMDILGAHTYGTSFSNFPYPLFKQKGAGKELWMTEVYYPNSDNNSANRWPEALDVAYHMHNAMAEADFQAYVWWYIRRQYGPMNEDGTISKRGDSMAQFSKFIRPGYVRVDATKNPNTNVYTSAYKGDNKVVIVAINRGTSAVSQNFVLQNGTASGVSTWITDASRKVASGASINVSNNSFTAQLPAQSVTTFVAALGNGRSTVSETTYEAETSITVPAQ is encoded by the coding sequence ATGATTTCAGGGGTAAAAAAATCACTGTGTACATTATTGGCATGTGTTACTGTGCTGTCGGTAATGCTGGTACCTGCACCTCCAAAGGCTTCAGCAGCAAGCAATGTGACCGTCAATTTGTCAGCAGAAAAACAAGTGATCCGCGGGTTTGGCGGCATCAACCTCCCGGCTTGGATTGGAGATTTGACTGCGGCGCAAAGAGAAACTGCTTTTGGCAATGGACCAAACCAGCTAGGGTTCTCTGTCCTGCGGATCTATGTGGACGAGAATAAAAATAACTGGTACAGAGAAGTAGAAACTGCCAAATCTGCTATCGCACACGGAGCTATCGTTTTCGCCTCACCCTGGAACCCTCCCAGCAGCATGACGGAGACCTTCAACCGCAACGGGGACACGTCCGCCAAACGGCTGAGGTACGATAAGTACGCCGCGTATGCGCAGCATCTGAACGATTTCGTTACGTACATGAAGAATAACGGTGTGAATCTATATGCGATTTCTGTACAAAATGAACCGGATTATGCACATACCTGGACCTGGTGGACGCCGGCGGAAATGCTTAATTTTATGAAAAATAATGCCGGTTCTATTAACTGCAGGGTTATAGCACCCGAGTCGTTCTCTTACTTGAAGAATATGTCTGACCCTATCCTGAATGATACACAGGCTCTAGCGAATATGGATATTCTGGGTGCGCACACTTACGGCACTTCGTTCAGCAACTTTCCTTATCCGCTTTTTAAGCAAAAAGGGGCAGGGAAAGAGCTCTGGATGACAGAGGTGTACTATCCCAACAGTGACAACAACTCTGCGAACCGCTGGCCTGAGGCCCTGGATGTTGCTTATCATATGCACAATGCTATGGCAGAGGCAGATTTCCAGGCCTATGTGTGGTGGTATATCCGCAGACAATACGGTCCGATGAATGAGGATGGCACAATCAGCAAGCGCGGGGACAGCATGGCCCAGTTCTCCAAATTTATCCGTCCGGGATATGTAAGAGTTGACGCCACGAAGAATCCCAACACCAACGTCTACACCTCGGCATACAAAGGCGATAACAAGGTTGTCATTGTTGCCATTAACAGAGGCACTTCAGCCGTAAGCCAAAACTTTGTCCTGCAGAATGGCACTGCATCGGGCGTATCCACATGGATCACGGACGCCAGCAGAAAAGTTGCCTCCGGCGCATCTATTAATGTGTCGAACAACTCCTTTACCGCCCAGCTTCCTGCCCAAAGTGTAACTACCTTTGTAGCTGCACTTGGGAACGGCAGAAGCACCGTCAGCGAAACTACTTATGAAGCTGAAACCAGTATTACTGTGCCTGCCCAGTAA
- a CDS encoding carboxylesterase/lipase family protein, with protein MLRVVKVENGTVKGLPAADPRITSFKGIPFAAPPTGQNRWRAPQPASDWEGVLQAYEFAPIAMQVRQELDDDNIYTREWAVEPDIAMSEDCLYLNVWTPAKRMDEKLPVYVWYFGGGLQVGHPAEMEFDGERIARRGIVVVTINYRLNVFGFLCHPEITAEAPDAPANFGNLDQQAATRWVKRNIAAFGGDPDNITIGGQSAGGGSVMSQLTSPQNEGLFQRAIVESGIFTKLYPGTLMPALRSHLAEAEQEGIAFFNDLGVSSLAEARQLDAVYLRDKAVEYGGFWGTVTDQVFSVGNSFDLFLQNKRSKVPVIFGHTSSEFFSVPDAETFDDFKKMAVGMFGGDAAAFLELCGVQADNMEETRKRASVSGIEYAIRIAAQANAGTGGETPLYYYNFDAEIPGWDNPGTFHSVDLWFFFETLAKCWRPFVGKHYDLARQMCNYWANFIRSGDPNGQDSTGEELPRWEPYTPEAPYGMLFADRAEFSRQQPGEIMKFLVQQFFK; from the coding sequence ATGCTAAGAGTTGTAAAAGTTGAAAATGGGACGGTAAAGGGGCTGCCGGCAGCTGACCCACGGATTACGAGCTTCAAAGGGATACCCTTCGCGGCTCCACCCACGGGCCAAAACCGTTGGCGTGCCCCGCAGCCGGCAAGTGACTGGGAGGGAGTGCTGCAAGCATACGAGTTCGCGCCAATTGCAATGCAGGTAAGACAAGAGCTCGACGATGACAACATCTATACCCGGGAATGGGCCGTGGAACCGGATATCGCCATGAGCGAGGATTGCCTTTACCTGAATGTATGGACACCAGCCAAACGTATGGATGAGAAGCTTCCGGTATATGTATGGTATTTTGGCGGGGGCCTGCAGGTAGGCCATCCGGCCGAAATGGAATTCGACGGCGAACGCATTGCCCGCCGGGGCATCGTGGTGGTCACGATCAACTATCGCCTGAATGTCTTCGGATTTTTATGCCATCCCGAAATAACGGCGGAAGCGCCGGATGCACCGGCTAACTTTGGCAACCTCGATCAACAGGCGGCAACAAGATGGGTCAAGCGCAATATCGCAGCATTCGGCGGCGACCCGGACAACATCACCATCGGCGGACAGTCCGCCGGGGGCGGAAGCGTTATGAGCCAGCTCACATCCCCTCAGAACGAAGGCCTCTTTCAGAGGGCGATTGTTGAAAGCGGGATCTTTACGAAGCTTTACCCGGGAACGCTCATGCCGGCGCTTCGGAGCCATTTGGCAGAAGCTGAACAGGAGGGGATCGCGTTTTTTAATGATCTGGGTGTATCCTCGCTTGCGGAAGCCCGGCAGCTGGATGCGGTTTATCTTCGGGACAAGGCTGTGGAGTACGGGGGATTCTGGGGTACTGTCACAGATCAGGTGTTCAGCGTAGGCAATTCTTTTGATTTGTTCCTGCAAAACAAGCGCTCGAAGGTGCCGGTAATATTCGGACATACCTCCTCCGAGTTTTTTAGTGTCCCGGATGCTGAGACATTTGACGATTTCAAAAAGATGGCCGTCGGCATGTTCGGCGGTGATGCCGCTGCATTTCTGGAGCTTTGCGGCGTTCAGGCGGACAATATGGAGGAAACCAGGAAAAGAGCTTCGGTGAGCGGGATAGAATATGCGATTCGTATTGCTGCGCAGGCCAATGCCGGCACCGGCGGCGAAACCCCGCTGTACTATTATAATTTCGATGCTGAAATACCAGGCTGGGACAACCCCGGCACCTTCCACTCGGTGGATCTCTGGTTTTTCTTTGAGACACTAGCCAAATGCTGGAGACCGTTTGTCGGTAAGCATTATGATTTGGCCCGTCAGATGTGCAATTATTGGGCCAATTTCATCCGTTCAGGAGACCCGAACGGCCAGGACTCGACAGGAGAGGAACTGCCTCGATGGGAGCCCTACACCCCTGAAGCGCCGTACGGGATGCTTTTCGCCGATCGGGCCGAGTTTTCCAGACAACAGCCGGGTGAGATCATGAAGTTTCTCGTGCAGCAGTTTTTCAAGTAA
- a CDS encoding response regulator, with protein MFKVLLVDDEVYVRKGLLELIPWESLKLSIVGEANNGAEALDMITQLEPDLVITDIRMPILDGLDLIRSVNEHAGLDLIFIIISGFHDFKYAQQALRYGVHDYILKPIDEEEMTAALRKLSYAMGRKRIAALTNEDLTTSAIMEALVQENLQAEDAEPYAAALGLEGKSGFLYAVTEIHAGVRDKPATVKQFQEALHSLEEGGAGIPVFEQQPGTFGILLSTDGITGGHGGLMLHLEQLRAALSERLDTGLSLYAGDPVDTLDHVHRSYAEANEAARHKYAEHTGVIMYSDIKDKPLYVFDMSPVLANQLIMQLEEGNKKDYQETVNRMFRLFHEQRFTPQAVAGSLSRCMTGIIGVMKEMDGNEEEILRLKELAERRHGHWNLQMLEEHFLQAIQEAAEYIARLRKEHCLGGIKLVKRYIDTRYRENISLKSIAAEFYMNAVYLGRLFRKTYGIYFNDYLLELRIQEAKKLLRQSDLRMYEIAGRVGFQNADYFVTQFEKLEQISPSEYRNMLIDKE; from the coding sequence GTGTTCAAAGTATTGCTGGTAGACGATGAGGTATATGTCCGCAAAGGGCTGCTGGAATTAATCCCGTGGGAATCGCTCAAATTGAGCATCGTGGGAGAGGCGAACAATGGCGCGGAAGCGCTGGACATGATCACGCAGCTTGAGCCTGACCTGGTAATTACAGATATCCGGATGCCTATTCTGGACGGGCTGGATCTGATCCGCAGCGTGAACGAACATGCCGGCTTGGATTTGATATTCATCATTATCAGCGGCTTCCACGACTTCAAGTACGCCCAGCAGGCATTGCGCTATGGCGTTCACGACTACATTCTGAAGCCCATTGATGAAGAGGAAATGACCGCAGCGCTGCGGAAGCTGTCCTATGCCATGGGCAGGAAGAGGATCGCCGCTCTGACTAATGAGGATCTCACAACCAGTGCCATCATGGAAGCGCTGGTGCAGGAGAATCTTCAGGCGGAGGATGCCGAACCTTATGCAGCAGCACTGGGACTGGAAGGAAAGAGCGGCTTCCTGTACGCTGTGACCGAGATTCATGCGGGCGTGCGGGACAAGCCAGCCACTGTGAAGCAGTTCCAGGAGGCGCTTCATTCCCTTGAAGAGGGAGGTGCCGGCATTCCGGTGTTTGAGCAGCAGCCGGGGACCTTCGGAATACTGCTCAGTACGGACGGGATCACAGGCGGACACGGCGGTCTTATGCTTCATTTGGAGCAGCTTCGTGCGGCCCTATCGGAACGGCTGGATACGGGTTTGAGCCTCTATGCGGGCGATCCCGTTGACACGCTGGACCATGTTCACCGCTCGTATGCGGAGGCTAATGAAGCAGCCAGGCATAAATATGCCGAGCACACCGGAGTCATTATGTATTCGGACATCAAAGATAAACCCCTGTACGTATTTGATATGAGTCCGGTTCTCGCAAACCAGCTGATCATGCAGCTGGAAGAGGGAAACAAGAAGGACTACCAGGAAACCGTGAACCGCATGTTCCGGTTGTTCCATGAGCAGCGTTTCACCCCGCAAGCCGTGGCCGGCTCCCTCTCCCGGTGCATGACGGGAATCATTGGCGTAATGAAGGAAATGGACGGCAATGAGGAGGAAATTCTGCGGCTTAAGGAGCTGGCTGAACGGAGACACGGGCATTGGAATCTGCAGATGCTGGAGGAGCATTTCCTGCAGGCGATCCAAGAAGCGGCAGAATATATTGCCCGGCTCCGCAAGGAGCACTGCCTGGGAGGAATCAAGCTGGTCAAACGATATATCGATACCCGCTACCGCGAGAATATCAGCCTTAAGAGCATAGCAGCCGAGTTCTATATGAATGCTGTGTATCTGGGGCGGTTGTTCCGCAAAACTTACGGCATCTATTTCAACGATTATCTCCTGGAGCTTAGGATACAGGAAGCCAAAAAGCTGCTGCGGCAAAGCGATCTGAGAATGTATGAGATTGCAGGCAGAGTCGGCTTTCAGAATGCCGATTATTTCGTGACCCAGTTCGAAAAGCTGGAACAGATATCGCCGTCTGAATACCGGAACATGCTGATTGACAAAGAATAG
- a CDS encoding AraC family transcriptional regulator, with translation MNDPFELRYDPIKKDFLYLHRITTYNMGTFYHRHEAYELYLFLRGNVNFYIENSCYHLVRGDLLVINPEEMHRSFSLDESQYERITINLQKSYLHRLSTPATQLSGCFDYRPKGKGNIVHLEESQLQQFLGLTGTLEEALSSEAYGSDIIANSAIAQLLVLTNTIFHNASFIPADIMPELVRKTMDYIEAHLGQNITLEQLAGIFHLNSTYISRQFKKHTGLTLRSYILDRRVSLAKSYLREGLSLTEACYQSGFSDYANFIRSFTRIAGISPGRFAKKNANLPK, from the coding sequence ATGAACGATCCTTTTGAACTTCGTTATGATCCCATCAAAAAAGACTTTCTCTACCTGCACCGGATTACTACTTATAACATGGGGACTTTTTATCACCGGCATGAAGCATACGAGCTGTATTTGTTTTTGCGCGGCAACGTCAACTTTTACATTGAAAACAGCTGCTACCATTTAGTACGCGGTGATTTGCTTGTGATCAATCCAGAGGAAATGCACCGTTCCTTCAGCCTGGATGAATCCCAGTATGAGCGGATTACCATTAACCTCCAGAAGTCTTATCTGCACCGCCTCTCTACTCCGGCCACGCAGCTATCCGGGTGCTTCGACTACCGCCCGAAGGGGAAAGGCAATATCGTACACCTGGAGGAATCCCAGCTGCAGCAATTTCTCGGGCTCACAGGCACTCTGGAGGAGGCACTCTCATCGGAGGCGTATGGATCAGATATTATAGCCAACAGCGCTATCGCTCAATTATTAGTCCTGACCAACACTATTTTTCACAATGCGAGCTTTATTCCTGCTGATATCATGCCGGAGCTGGTCCGCAAAACTATGGATTATATTGAAGCCCATCTCGGACAGAACATTACGCTTGAACAACTTGCCGGAATCTTTCATTTGAACAGCACATATATTAGCCGCCAGTTCAAAAAACACACGGGCTTAACACTCCGTTCCTATATATTGGATCGCCGGGTTTCCTTGGCCAAGTCCTATCTCCGTGAAGGTCTGAGTCTTACCGAGGCCTGTTATCAATCCGGCTTCAGCGACTATGCCAATTTTATCCGCAGTTTTACCAGGATCGCCGGAATTTCACCTGGCAGATTCGCCAAAAAAAACGCAAACCTCCCGAAGTAG
- a CDS encoding helix-turn-helix transcriptional regulator produces MFPWVSESPLPLGVPFALSDPDFCHKLFELLVIEHHFNRACKESSIDYLLRTLFNKLWESYFHDDITPQYYKLLKLRTVIQNNPGEYWTVSKMADSLGISPGYLQNIYKKTFGISCMDDVINSRIRMAKEYLIHNAQSIAEVASRCGYQNVEHFCRQFKKLTGYTPRNFQKHIKG; encoded by the coding sequence ATGTTCCCGTGGGTTTCCGAATCTCCCCTTCCGCTCGGCGTTCCCTTTGCCCTAAGTGACCCGGACTTCTGCCACAAACTGTTTGAACTGCTTGTCATCGAACATCATTTTAACCGGGCTTGCAAAGAATCTTCCATCGATTATTTGCTCCGGACGCTGTTCAACAAGCTATGGGAATCCTACTTTCATGATGATATTACGCCTCAATACTACAAATTACTGAAACTGCGCACCGTTATTCAAAACAACCCCGGCGAATACTGGACGGTTTCAAAAATGGCGGATTCTCTTGGAATCAGCCCGGGCTATCTTCAGAACATCTACAAAAAAACATTTGGAATTTCCTGCATGGATGATGTTATCAACAGCCGGATTCGTATGGCCAAAGAATACTTGATTCACAACGCCCAAAGCATAGCTGAAGTCGCTTCCCGGTGCGGATATCAAAACGTGGAACACTTCTGCAGGCAATTCAAAAAACTGACCGGGTATACACCGAGAAACTTTCAGAAGCATATAAAAGGTTAA
- a CDS encoding ABC transporter permease — MNQTHLFFKRLIQQKTLAFMCIPFVIWAFVFKYLPLWGWTMAFQNYKPARSYSEQEWAGLKHFRILFEDSTFYRVLRNTLVMSTIQLVLGFVTAITLALLLNELKNLIFKRVVQTVSYLPHFISWVVASSIVLTVLSPDGIINLLLTKLHLLDKPELWMGKGNYFWGILGVTQVWKDVGWNTIIYLAAITSIDPSQYEAAEIDGASRFQRMLNITLPGLKPVIIILLIMNLGNILESGFEPQYLLGNGMNLDYSENLDIFVLKYGLGMGNFSLGTAAGIFKTVVSFIFLFSANHIAKRMGESRLF, encoded by the coding sequence ATGAATCAAACCCATTTATTCTTCAAACGCCTTATCCAGCAGAAGACACTGGCTTTCATGTGTATTCCTTTCGTAATTTGGGCCTTCGTGTTTAAATATCTTCCCCTTTGGGGCTGGACCATGGCCTTTCAGAATTATAAGCCGGCCAGAAGCTACTCGGAGCAGGAATGGGCGGGGCTGAAGCACTTTAGAATTCTGTTTGAGGACAGTACCTTTTATCGGGTCCTGCGAAACACCTTAGTGATGAGTACGATTCAATTGGTGCTGGGATTCGTTACAGCGATTACGCTTGCCCTTCTGCTAAATGAGCTGAAAAATCTTATTTTTAAACGTGTCGTTCAGACCGTCAGCTATTTGCCGCACTTTATCTCCTGGGTTGTAGCGTCCAGTATTGTGCTGACCGTGTTATCGCCGGACGGCATCATTAATCTGCTGCTGACGAAGCTGCATCTTCTGGATAAACCGGAGCTGTGGATGGGGAAAGGAAATTATTTTTGGGGGATTCTCGGTGTGACCCAGGTATGGAAAGATGTAGGCTGGAACACCATTATCTATTTGGCGGCCATTACTTCGATCGACCCTTCCCAATATGAGGCGGCTGAAATCGACGGAGCGAGCCGCTTTCAGCGGATGCTTAATATTACGCTTCCCGGACTCAAGCCGGTTATCATCATCCTGCTGATTATGAACTTGGGGAATATTCTTGAATCCGGATTTGAGCCGCAATATTTGCTGGGCAACGGGATGAATTTGGATTATTCAGAAAACCTGGATATTTTTGTGCTGAAGTATGGTTTGGGGATGGGCAACTTTTCCTTGGGGACAGCGGCAGGCATATTTAAAACCGTAGTCAGCTTCATCTTCCTTTTCTCCGCTAATCATATTGCCAAGAGAATGGGAGAAAGCAGATTATTCTAA
- a CDS encoding AraC family transcriptional regulator → MSLDLNYIFAPIKEELICFHKATDTELINPALPYHRHDAYEIYLFLRGNAYMYLEQSCYRLAPGDLIIISPSEMHRCICIDNQMYERIGLNIKKSALQRLSSHRSNLLSCFESHPFGQNNLTRLSPDQIAFYCGLTEKLISCLHSEAYGQDLLAESYVTQLLVFVNSLYQSSTYKSNNLMPELVSNTMTYIKEHLVESISSEQLEQEFHYSGKYISQQFREHTGLTIRSYIVDKRISLAMNHLSAGKTVAEACELSGFSDYANFIRSFKKIAGMPPGKYKSIKC, encoded by the coding sequence ATGAGTCTGGATCTAAACTATATTTTCGCCCCGATTAAAGAGGAATTGATTTGCTTCCATAAAGCAACAGATACGGAGCTTATCAACCCGGCCTTGCCTTATCACCGCCACGATGCCTATGAAATTTATTTGTTCCTAAGAGGCAATGCCTACATGTATCTTGAGCAGTCCTGCTACAGATTGGCCCCTGGCGATTTAATCATCATCAGTCCCAGCGAAATGCACCGGTGTATCTGTATCGACAATCAAATGTATGAACGAATCGGGCTGAATATCAAGAAGTCCGCCTTGCAGAGGCTTTCAAGCCATCGCTCTAATCTATTATCCTGCTTCGAATCCCATCCCTTCGGGCAGAACAATCTGACTCGGCTCTCCCCGGACCAGATTGCGTTTTATTGCGGGCTCACAGAGAAATTGATCTCCTGCCTCCACTCGGAGGCATACGGACAGGATCTTCTGGCGGAATCCTATGTTACCCAGCTGCTTGTGTTCGTCAACTCCCTGTATCAGTCTTCCACATACAAATCGAATAATCTCATGCCCGAGCTGGTCAGCAATACGATGACCTATATCAAGGAGCATCTGGTCGAATCTATATCTTCTGAGCAGCTGGAGCAGGAGTTCCATTACAGCGGCAAATATATAAGCCAGCAATTCAGGGAGCATACCGGACTGACGATACGCTCCTATATTGTTGACAAGCGCATTTCACTGGCCATGAACCACCTGTCCGCCGGAAAGACTGTAGCCGAGGCCTGTGAGCTTTCCGGGTTCAGCGACTATGCCAATTTTATAAGAAGCTTCAAAAAAATAGCCGGCATGCCCCCGGGGAAATATAAATCCATAAAATGCTAA
- a CDS encoding sensor histidine kinase yields MVLLPFVENASIHGIESSPDKGIIAISVVAQRDRLIFRLEDNGIGMSPEKLEELKGYLEENDDIGERVGMKNAYYRLKLCFQDRFKFAMDAREGTGTHIEISLPLMEAAP; encoded by the coding sequence ATGGTTCTGCTGCCCTTCGTGGAGAACGCCAGTATCCATGGTATCGAATCGAGCCCGGATAAAGGGATTATCGCGATCTCAGTCGTAGCGCAGAGGGATAGGCTTATCTTCAGACTGGAGGATAACGGGATCGGCATGTCCCCGGAGAAGCTGGAGGAGCTCAAGGGGTATCTGGAAGAGAATGACGACATCGGCGAGCGGGTCGGCATGAAAAATGCATATTACCGTCTGAAGCTTTGCTTCCAGGACCGCTTTAAGTTTGCGATGGATGCCCGGGAAGGGACGGGAACGCATATTGAGATTTCCCTCCCGCTGATGGAAGCGGCGCCTTAA
- a CDS encoding ABC transporter substrate-binding protein, whose amino-acid sequence MFKGKILTAGLALVLAAALGGCGNGSNSSDGASNSPAAKGNSASGSGDTSPVTYKYFSFGAPKKQILGSETTIGKELQTQTGVDWNIEYLVGDGDTKAGVMIASGDYPDIIDSSGQMAKLMDAGAFIPLDDLIEKYGPNIKRVYGPYFDKFRQKDGKLYFFPYGANIGYVSEPNFQTGFYIQRSILKEFNYPKITTLDEYFDLLKQYKDKHPQVNGQDTIGFATFAGEQGSFFTLQNPAMHLAGYPNDGSTMVDMKTHEAKLVAGSEYQKRWMQKLNEANAQGLVDPESFTMNRDQYLAKLTSGRVLGYFSYSWQVGDATNNLKKAGDDDKRYVALPIVFDKGIKDQYIDPPGFVNNYGVGITVKAKDPARIIKYFDNLLKEENQILVQWGIKDQSYAVDANGRFTYANDEQRQMHEDPEKSQKFGFDYFNYSWPRYGNNSVLEDGNAYGPGNQPEVASFGYTEGDKKLLAAYGVKTFSELFSNPDERPWSPAWSIALEQGSPEQMFITKADDLQRKYLPAMILDSPANFDKNWDDYMNQFNKLDKKTYEDFITKKVQDRVAGKW is encoded by the coding sequence ATGTTTAAAGGAAAAATTCTAACCGCTGGATTGGCACTTGTCTTGGCTGCAGCTTTAGGAGGCTGCGGCAATGGCAGCAACTCGTCTGACGGTGCGTCGAACAGTCCGGCAGCTAAGGGGAACTCCGCATCCGGAAGCGGGGATACCTCGCCTGTTACCTACAAGTATTTCAGCTTTGGCGCACCCAAAAAGCAAATCCTGGGCAGTGAAACCACTATTGGGAAAGAATTGCAGACCCAAACCGGTGTTGACTGGAACATAGAATATCTGGTTGGCGATGGCGATACCAAAGCCGGAGTTATGATCGCCAGCGGAGACTACCCAGACATTATCGATTCCAGCGGCCAGATGGCAAAGCTCATGGACGCAGGTGCTTTCATTCCGCTTGATGATCTGATTGAAAAGTATGGCCCGAACATTAAGCGTGTATATGGACCTTACTTTGATAAATTCAGACAGAAAGACGGTAAGCTCTACTTTTTCCCTTATGGAGCCAATATCGGCTACGTTTCCGAGCCTAATTTTCAGACCGGGTTCTATATTCAGCGCTCCATCCTGAAGGAATTCAATTACCCCAAAATTACTACACTGGATGAATATTTCGATCTGCTGAAGCAGTATAAGGACAAACATCCGCAGGTGAACGGCCAGGATACCATCGGGTTCGCTACCTTCGCCGGTGAACAGGGCAGCTTCTTTACCCTTCAGAATCCGGCCATGCACTTGGCCGGTTATCCCAACGACGGCAGTACGATGGTGGATATGAAGACCCATGAGGCCAAGCTGGTGGCGGGCTCCGAATATCAGAAGCGGTGGATGCAGAAGCTGAACGAGGCTAATGCCCAGGGCCTGGTCGATCCGGAATCCTTCACCATGAACAGGGACCAGTATTTAGCGAAGCTGACCTCCGGACGCGTCCTCGGTTATTTCAGCTATTCCTGGCAGGTTGGGGATGCGACCAACAACCTGAAGAAAGCCGGTGACGATGATAAGCGCTATGTTGCGCTGCCTATCGTATTCGACAAAGGAATCAAGGATCAGTATATTGACCCGCCTGGATTTGTCAACAACTACGGGGTTGGCATCACTGTGAAAGCCAAAGATCCGGCCCGTATTATTAAGTACTTCGATAACCTGCTGAAAGAGGAAAATCAGATCCTGGTTCAATGGGGCATCAAGGACCAGAGCTATGCCGTGGATGCGAACGGCCGCTTCACTTACGCCAATGACGAACAGCGCCAAATGCATGAAGATCCCGAAAAAAGTCAAAAATTCGGGTTCGACTATTTCAATTACAGCTGGCCGCGTTACGGCAACAACTCCGTTCTGGAGGATGGCAATGCCTACGGTCCGGGCAATCAGCCGGAAGTAGCATCCTTCGGATATACGGAGGGTGACAAGAAGCTGCTTGCAGCCTATGGCGTGAAGACCTTCAGCGAGCTTTTCAGCAATCCGGATGAGCGTCCATGGTCTCCTGCCTGGTCTATCGCACTGGAACAAGGATCGCCTGAACAGATGTTTATCACCAAAGCGGACGATCTGCAGCGGAAATACCTGCCTGCGATGATTTTAGACAGCCCGGCCAACTTCGATAAGAATTGGGACGACTACATGAACCAGTTCAACAAGCTGGATAAGAAAACGTATGAGGATTTCATTACGAAAAAGGTACAGGACCGAGTCGCCGGCAAATGGTAA